The following are encoded together in the Tripterygium wilfordii isolate XIE 37 chromosome 18, ASM1340144v1, whole genome shotgun sequence genome:
- the LOC119984224 gene encoding inter-alpha-trypsin inhibitor heavy chain H3-like: protein MSEEFGNSVELGLRLSERIYYGKDSSPVAVIPSMSRSLTATYLPTAVMVYAVVPEPEAVDNPDVPSYQPYVHGRCQPPALIPLHMLDVGMEVDCCLDHATISISGAWRVHCIMTSRRCDCSIAIPMGDKGSLLGVEVDITGRSYHTQLIKADGVDDKDKVSEGDNGRFLKGRIYTFKIPQVDGGSTLSIRATWSQQLVHHEGQFCLTVPFSFPAYVTPVGKKISKKEKILLNVNSGIGGEILSKCSSHALKELRRDAGKLGFVYEAEVSTWSNSDFNFSYTVPSSELFGGVLLQPPSLHDFDQRQMICFYLFPGNNHIRKVFKKEVVFIVDTSGSMRGSPLENAKNALLGSLSELNPQDSFNIIAFNGETRLFSSSMALATEGAILNATQWLNSSLLADGGTNLLLPLKQAMKMLSDTSDSIPLIFLITDGAVDNERDICNIMKGYLNNEGRISPRICTFGIGSYCNHYFLQMLAFIGRGHYDSAYDADSVEFGIRRLFTVASSVILANISMDVSEHLESLELFPSHIPDLSSESPLILSGRYTGNLPESFKVNGTLADMSSFVLDLKVLKAKDLPLDRVFARRQIDVLTARAWLFESKELEEKIARMSIRSGVLSEYTQMILDQTFKGEKEPEPVLLQEAFKMINVLRKTDSTSQKMIFLRRLGVGFGNLAATAENIPPRTEESNKSSQAAELFINAATNCCHRLLDRVCCMCCIQTCSRMNNQCAIVLSQLCAALACFECFSCCFELCECL from the exons ATGTCGGAAGAGTTTGGCAACTCAGTCGAGTTAGGTTTGAGGCTCTCTGAACGGATTTATTACGGCAAGGATTCATCGCCAGTGGCAGTCATTCCATCCATGTCGAGGTCGTTGACTGCGACTTACCTTCCAACGGCGGTGATGGTGTACGCGGTTGTCCCTGAGCCAGAGGCAGTGGATAACCCGGACGTGCCCAGCTACCAGCCCTACGTGCACGGACGGTGCCAGCCTCCGGCACTGATACCGCTTCACATGCTTGATGTAGGCATGGAGGTTGACTGTTGCCTGGATCACGCTACAATTAGCATTAGCGGCGCGTGGCGCGTGCATTGCATTATGACGAGTAGAAGGTGTGATTGTTCAATTGCGATTCCAATGGGGGATAAG GGTTCACTTCTAGGTGTTGAGGTTGATATTACTGGAAGATCATATCATACCCAACTGATCAAAGCAGACGGTGTCGACGACAAGGACAAAGTCTCTGAAGGTGATAATGGACGTTTTCTGAAAGGCCGCATATATACATTCAAAATTCCCCAG GTTGATGGAGGGTCAACTCTTTCAATTAGAGCAACTTGGTCTCAGCAACTAGTGCACCATGAGGGTCAGTTCTGCCTTACCGTACCTTTCAGTTTTCCAGCATATGTGACTCCGGTGGGGAAGAAGATTtccaagaaggaaaagatattATTGAATGTGAATTCCGGTATTGGAGGAGAAATTTTGTCCAAATGTAGTAGCCATGCTTTAAAG GAGCTAAGGCGTGATGCTGGTAAATTAGGTTTTGTATATGAAGCTGAAGTGTCAACATGGTCGAATTCTGACTTCAATTTCTCATATACT GTTCCTTCAAGTGAATTATTTGGTGGGGTGCTGTTGCAACCTCCATCTTTGCATGACTTTGATCAGAGACAAATGATCTGCTTCTATCTCTTCCCTGGAAACAACCACATTAGGAAG GTTTTCAAGAAGGAAGTGGTATTTATTGTTGATACAAGTGGGAGCATGCGAGGAAGCCCTCTTGAGAATGCAAAGAATGCACTGCTGGGGTCACTCTCTGAGCTTAATCCACAAGATTCATTTAACATTATTGCTTTCAATGGAGAGACCCGCTTATTCTCATCATCAATGGCGTTGGCAACCGAGGGAGCAATCTTGAATGCTACTCAGTGGTTAAACAGTAGTTTACTTGCTGATGGTGGTACAAACCTTTTGCTTCCACTTAAACAG GCTATGAAGATGCTGTCTGATACCAGTGATTCAATTCCTCTCATCTTCCTCATAACTGACGGGGCTGTTGACAATGAAAGAGACATTTGCAATATAATGAAAGGATATCTCAACAATGAAGGAAGAATTTCTCCACGCATATGTACCTTTGGCATAG GTTCCTACTGTAATCACTACTTCTTGCAAATGCTAGCATTTATTGGGAGGGGTCATTATGATAGTGCTTATGATGCAG ATTCAGTAGAGTTTGGGATTCGGAGATTGTTTACAGTTGCTTCATCAGTCATTCTGGCCAATATATCCATGGATGTTTCGGAACACCTAGAATCACTTGAG TTATTTCCTTCTCACATCCCAGACCTCTCATCTGAAAGCCCATTGATTCTATCGGGAAGATACACTGGAAATTTGCCGGAATCTTTCAAAGTTAATGGCACCTTAGCAGATATGAGCAGTTTTGTTTTGGACTTGAAAGTGCTGAAGGCAAAGGATTTGCCACTTGACAGG GTCTTTGCGAGGAGACAAATTGATGTACTCACAGCTCGTGCGTGGCTGTTTGAAAGCAAAGAACTCGAAGAGAAG ATTGCAAGAATGAGCATACGAAGTGGAGTTCTTTCAGAGTATACACAAATGATTTTAGATCAAACTTTCAAAGGGGAGAAAGAACCTGAACCGGTTCTGCTTCAGGAG GCGTTCAAGATGATAAACGTGCTTAGGAAGACGGACTCAACCAGCCAGAAGATGATTTTCCTCAGACGCCTTGGTGTCGGCTTTGGCAACTTGGCTGCGACAGCTGAGAACATTCCTCCAAGAACTGAGGAATCAAACAAGTCATCTCAAGCTGCAGAATTGTTCATTAATGCTGCCACCAACTGTTGTCATAGATTGCTCGATCGCGTCTGTTGCATGTGCTGCATCCAAACTTGTTCACGCATGAATAACCAATGCGCCATAGTTCTTTCACAACTCTGCGCGGCTCTCGCTTGTTTTGAGTGCTTCAGTTGTTGTTTTGAGCTTTGTGAATGTCTGTAA
- the LOC119983649 gene encoding proteasome subunit alpha type-6 encodes MSRGSGGGYDRHITIFSPEGRLFQVEYAFKAVKASGITSIGVRGKDSVCVVTQKKVPDKLLDQTSVTHLFPITKFLGLLATGLTADARTLVQQARNEAAEFRFKFGYEMPVDVLARWIADKSQVYTQHAYMRPLGVVAMVLGVDDEEGAQLYKCDPAGHFFGHKATSAGVKEQEAINFLEKKMKNDPAFSYEETVQTAISALQSVLQEDFKATEIEVGVVRKENPVFRVLSTEEIDEHLTVISERD; translated from the exons ATGAGTAGAGGGAGCGGAGGAGGATACGATCGTCACATCACTATCTTTTCGCCCGAGGGTCGTCTCTTTCAAGTCG AATATGCTTTTAAGGCTGTCAAGGCTTCTGGGATCACCTCTATTGGTGTACGAGGAAAGGACTCTGTATGTGTTGTGACGCAAAAGAAGGTCCCG GACAAGCTTTTGGATCAGACAAGTGTCACACATCTTTTCCCCATTACAAAGTTCCTTGGGTTACTAGCCACTGGCCTGACAG CTGATGCAAGGACCTTGGTTCAACAGGCAAGGAATGAAGCAGCTGAGTTTCGCTTCAAATTTGGATATGAGATGCCCGTGGATGTATTGGCTAGATG GATTGCTGACAAGTCACAAGTCTATACTCAACATGCTTATATGAGACCACTTGGAGTTG TTGCCATGGTATTGGGTGTTGACGATGAAGAAGGGGCTCAGCTTTATAAATGCGATCCAGCTGGCCATTTCTTTGGCCACAAG GCGACTAGTGCTGGTGTGAAAGAGCAAGAAGCAATTAACTTCttagagaagaaaatgaaaaatgatcCGGCATTTTCTTATGAGGAGACAGTACAG ACGGCAATTTCTGCCTTGCAGTCAGTTCTGCAAGAGGATTTTAAGGCCACTGAGATTGAG GTTGGAGTTGTGAGGAAGGAGAACCCAGTCTTCAGAGTGTTGTCTACGGAGGAAATTGATGAGCACTTGACTGTTATAAGCGAGCGAGACTGA
- the LOC119984563 gene encoding uncharacterized protein LOC119984563 isoform X1, with protein MATATMAYAAGAAALLYYTMNRKLHSTTSQEDDDENEGVDVPSHTPLGIERVSNRLIRAPATWLETISTLSETLRFTYSETLGKWPIGDLAFGISFLLKRQGNLNVSSVYGGKDSVQLEGAEIVDELRHMLQLLTLCWHFSKKPFPLFLEETGNSEENVLLQEAKAGILKPAFTILVDHQVKCFLLVIRGTHSIKDTLTAATGAVVPFHHTVVHKGGVSDLVLGYAHCGMVAAARWIARLATPCLIKALGEHPGYEVKIVGHSLGGGTAALLTYVLREQKELAGATCVTFAPAACMTWELAESGNGFVTSVINGSDLVPTFSAAAVDDLRAEVTASAWLNDLRNQIERTRILSTVYRSASALSSRLPSIASARAKVAGAGAILLPVSNGTQVVMKRAQSMAQAAWTRPGLHLSSWSCIGPRRRATVVCPSAKEEESSSGSLASKGETSEPFLMSPQKTTSTTAELPISSGRKEWVSEIEYSDEIADPADCNADLEDGEDLMGHSTHEDRMNEVELWQQLEHELYSATEEDADAMKEIREEEEAALEEVGGSEAERTAPETKEVHRFFPAGKIMHIVTLDAGNEESEGDTPTSSHSDSNHSAETKVGIFLTPRSLYSKLRLSQTMVSDHFMPVYRRQIEKLIKEPEEEEACNSKSSEYAGEVVL; from the exons atggcAACTGCAACCATGGCTTACGCAGCTGGTGCAGCTGCCCTTCTATATTACACGATGAACCGTAAATTACATTCAACTACATCTcaagaggatgatgatgaaaatgaggGTGTTGATGTGCCCAGCCATACCCCTTTAGGCATAGAACGTGTATCGAATAGGCTTATACGGGCCCCTGCAACATGGTTAGAAACGATCTCAACCTTGTCGGAGACTCTTAGGTTTACTTACTCCGAGACTTTGGGTAAGTGGCCTATTGGGGATTTAGCATTTGGAATCAGCTTCCTTCTGAAGAGGCAG GGAAATTTAAATGTCAGCAGTGTATATGGTGGTAAAGACAGTGTACAGCTCGAAGGGGCAGAAATTGTAGATGAACTTAGACATATGTTACAGTTGTTAACCCTTTGTTGGCATTTCTCAAAAAAGCCGTTTCCTTTGTTTTTGGAGGAGACGGGTAATTCTGAAGAAAATGTTCTGCTTCAAGAAGCCAAAGCAGGA ATATTGAAACCGGCTTTTACAATCTTAGTTGACCACCAAGTCAAATGTTTCCTCTTGGTAATTCGTGGAACCCATAGTATTAAGGACACTTTAACAGCTGCTACTGGAGCTGTGGTGCCATTTCATCATACTGTAGTGCATAAGGGAGGAGTCAGCGATTTAGTATTAGGCTATGCACATTGTGGAATGGTTGCAGCTGCTCGGTGGATTGCAAGACTTGCCACTCCTTGTCTGATCAAAGCCCTTGGTGAACATCCAGGGTACGAAGTAAAG ATTGTTGGGCACTCTCTGGGTGGAGGCACTGCGGCGCTTCTAACTTATGTATTACGGGAGCAGAAGGAATTAGCAGGAGCTACTTGTGTTACATTTGCTCCAG CTGCTTGCATGACATGGGAGTTGGCTGAATCAGGCAATGGCTTTGTTACTTCTGTTATAAATGGATCCGACTTAGTGCCTACATTTTCGGCCGCAGCGGTAGATGACTTGCGTGCTGAG gTGACAGCGTCAGCTTGGTTGAATGATCTGAGGAATCAGATTGAGCGAACCAGAATTCTTAGTACTGTTTACCGTTCCGCATCAGCACTGAGTTCCCGACTTCCATCCATTGCCAGTGCTAGAGCCAAAGTAGCCGGAGCTGGGGCAATTTTGCTCCCTGTTTCTAATGGTACACAG GTTGTGATGAAGAGGGCCCAAAGCATGGCGCAAGCTGCATGGACACGTCCTGGCCTTCACTTGTCCTCGTGGTCATGCATCGGTCCCCGTCGTCGAGCAACGGTTGTTTGTCCAAgtgcaaaagaagaagaaagctcTTCAGGATCTCTTGCTAGCAAAGGAGAAACATCTGAGCCTTTTCTCATGTCCCCCCAAAAAACCACGAGCACAACTGCTGAACTTCCCATCTCTTCTGGAAGAAAGGAATGGGTGTCAGAAATTGAGTACTCCGATGAGATTGCTGATCCTGCTGATTGTAATGCTGATCTTGAAGATGGGGAGGACCTCATGGGCCATAGTACACATGAAGATCGCATGAATGAAGTTGAGTTGTGGCAACAACTTGAGCACGAACTTTACAGTGCAACAGAAGAAGATGCAGACGCGATGAAGGAAataagggaagaagaagaagcagcccTGGAAGAGGTGGGTGGGAGTGAGGCAGAAAGGACTGCTCCAGAGACAAAGGAGGTTCACAGATTTTTTCCCGCTGGTAAGATAATGCATATTGTTACCCTTGATGCTGGTAATGAGGAAAGTGAAGGGGATACCCCTACCTCTAGTCACTCGGACAGTAACCATTCAGCGGAGACCAAAGTTGGAATATTCCTTACCCCTCGGTCACTGTATAGTAAATTGAGGCTGTCGCAAACCATGGTAAGCGATCATTTCATGCCCGTATACAGAAGACAGATCGAGAAGCTAATTAAGGAACCCGAGGAGGAAGAGGCATGTAATTCCAAATCTAGTGAATATGCAGGAGAGGTGGTGTTATAG
- the LOC119984563 gene encoding uncharacterized protein LOC119984563 isoform X2 produces MLQLLTLCWHFSKKPFPLFLEETGNSEENVLLQEAKAGILKPAFTILVDHQVKCFLLVIRGTHSIKDTLTAATGAVVPFHHTVVHKGGVSDLVLGYAHCGMVAAARWIARLATPCLIKALGEHPGYEVKIVGHSLGGGTAALLTYVLREQKELAGATCVTFAPAACMTWELAESGNGFVTSVINGSDLVPTFSAAAVDDLRAEVTASAWLNDLRNQIERTRILSTVYRSASALSSRLPSIASARAKVAGAGAILLPVSNGTQVVMKRAQSMAQAAWTRPGLHLSSWSCIGPRRRATVVCPSAKEEESSSGSLASKGETSEPFLMSPQKTTSTTAELPISSGRKEWVSEIEYSDEIADPADCNADLEDGEDLMGHSTHEDRMNEVELWQQLEHELYSATEEDADAMKEIREEEEAALEEVGGSEAERTAPETKEVHRFFPAGKIMHIVTLDAGNEESEGDTPTSSHSDSNHSAETKVGIFLTPRSLYSKLRLSQTMVSDHFMPVYRRQIEKLIKEPEEEEACNSKSSEYAGEVVL; encoded by the exons ATGTTACAGTTGTTAACCCTTTGTTGGCATTTCTCAAAAAAGCCGTTTCCTTTGTTTTTGGAGGAGACGGGTAATTCTGAAGAAAATGTTCTGCTTCAAGAAGCCAAAGCAGGA ATATTGAAACCGGCTTTTACAATCTTAGTTGACCACCAAGTCAAATGTTTCCTCTTGGTAATTCGTGGAACCCATAGTATTAAGGACACTTTAACAGCTGCTACTGGAGCTGTGGTGCCATTTCATCATACTGTAGTGCATAAGGGAGGAGTCAGCGATTTAGTATTAGGCTATGCACATTGTGGAATGGTTGCAGCTGCTCGGTGGATTGCAAGACTTGCCACTCCTTGTCTGATCAAAGCCCTTGGTGAACATCCAGGGTACGAAGTAAAG ATTGTTGGGCACTCTCTGGGTGGAGGCACTGCGGCGCTTCTAACTTATGTATTACGGGAGCAGAAGGAATTAGCAGGAGCTACTTGTGTTACATTTGCTCCAG CTGCTTGCATGACATGGGAGTTGGCTGAATCAGGCAATGGCTTTGTTACTTCTGTTATAAATGGATCCGACTTAGTGCCTACATTTTCGGCCGCAGCGGTAGATGACTTGCGTGCTGAG gTGACAGCGTCAGCTTGGTTGAATGATCTGAGGAATCAGATTGAGCGAACCAGAATTCTTAGTACTGTTTACCGTTCCGCATCAGCACTGAGTTCCCGACTTCCATCCATTGCCAGTGCTAGAGCCAAAGTAGCCGGAGCTGGGGCAATTTTGCTCCCTGTTTCTAATGGTACACAG GTTGTGATGAAGAGGGCCCAAAGCATGGCGCAAGCTGCATGGACACGTCCTGGCCTTCACTTGTCCTCGTGGTCATGCATCGGTCCCCGTCGTCGAGCAACGGTTGTTTGTCCAAgtgcaaaagaagaagaaagctcTTCAGGATCTCTTGCTAGCAAAGGAGAAACATCTGAGCCTTTTCTCATGTCCCCCCAAAAAACCACGAGCACAACTGCTGAACTTCCCATCTCTTCTGGAAGAAAGGAATGGGTGTCAGAAATTGAGTACTCCGATGAGATTGCTGATCCTGCTGATTGTAATGCTGATCTTGAAGATGGGGAGGACCTCATGGGCCATAGTACACATGAAGATCGCATGAATGAAGTTGAGTTGTGGCAACAACTTGAGCACGAACTTTACAGTGCAACAGAAGAAGATGCAGACGCGATGAAGGAAataagggaagaagaagaagcagcccTGGAAGAGGTGGGTGGGAGTGAGGCAGAAAGGACTGCTCCAGAGACAAAGGAGGTTCACAGATTTTTTCCCGCTGGTAAGATAATGCATATTGTTACCCTTGATGCTGGTAATGAGGAAAGTGAAGGGGATACCCCTACCTCTAGTCACTCGGACAGTAACCATTCAGCGGAGACCAAAGTTGGAATATTCCTTACCCCTCGGTCACTGTATAGTAAATTGAGGCTGTCGCAAACCATGGTAAGCGATCATTTCATGCCCGTATACAGAAGACAGATCGAGAAGCTAATTAAGGAACCCGAGGAGGAAGAGGCATGTAATTCCAAATCTAGTGAATATGCAGGAGAGGTGGTGTTATAG
- the LOC119983698 gene encoding uncharacterized protein LOC119983698 gives MSAKIISEPMMVAAPETTQSAAPTKTIGQIEVEFVICECCGLTEECTPAYIARVRDRYYGKWICGLCAEAVKDETDDQRLITTEEAVAKHMSFCKKFISSRPPPDPTVHLIAAMRQILRKTLDSPRGLRSTPNSPKKDPEIRGASLARSESCLSSLSG, from the coding sequence ATGTCTGCTAAAATAATCAGTGAACCAATGATGGTAGCAGCCCCAGAGACAACACAATCAGCAGCACCCACAAAGACAATTGGACaaattgaagttgaatttgTAATCTGTGAATGCTGTGGACTAACTGAAGAATGCACACCAGCATACATTGCTAGAGTCCGGGACCGATATTACGGAAAATGGATATGTGGGTTATGTGCAGAAGCAGTTAAAGATGAGACTGATGATCAAAGACTAATCACTACTGAAGAAGCAGTGGCCAAGCACATGAGCTTCTgcaagaaattcatttcttcaagaCCACCTCCTGATCCAACAGTGCATTTGATCGCTGCAATGAGGCAAATCCTTAGAAAAACTCTGGATTCGCCGAGAGGGTTAAGATCAACACCAAATAGTCCTAAAAAGGATCCAGAAATTCGCGGTGCATCGCTCGCCAGGTCCGAGAGCTGCCTCTCTTCTTTGTCTGGTTAA